A single region of the Cyclopterus lumpus isolate fCycLum1 chromosome 16, fCycLum1.pri, whole genome shotgun sequence genome encodes:
- the smarcc1a gene encoding SWI/SNF complex subunit SMARCC1 isoform X1 gives MATAATTAGGTGSGGPATGPVGGGTAVGRKKDGGPSTKFWESSETVSQFETVRQWIGKHYKKSVQNDSPSSKSLAGLVVQLLQFQEDAFGRRVNNPALTKLPAKCFLDFKAAGALCHILGSVYKFKSEQGWRRFDLQNPSRMDRNVEMFLNVEKNLVQNNCLTRPTVFLSPDIEQKQASKLKDIIKRHQGSITDDKSKATHHIYPTPSQQEEEEWLRPVLRKDKQVLVHWGLSPDSYDTWVSVSEVDGDVEDPPGTDRPWKVHAKWVLDTDAFNEWMNEEDYEVDDNKKPVSFRQKIFPKEEESSRTPDRKERKANSASKKRRRSPSPPSTPAESRKKGGKKGNQGPHWKRRGHRGEEEDTEEDMTKDMDDSSAGASMEEGSVSKNANSKKDSENTPVKGGNVADMDDLEDDSVLSGGKDDEEQGKAEVNRLMDSSEDNVTEQTHHIIIPSYGAWFDYNCIHEIERRALPEFFNGKNKSKTPEIYLAYRNFMIDTYRLNPQEYLTSTSCRRNLTGDVCAIMRVHAFLEQWGLVNYQVDSESRPLPMGPPPTPHFTVLADTPSGLMPLNHRPPPIPPQQPMPNFADKGKDKSIDLQNFGLRTDLYNKKNFKGKLVNSTRDWTEQETLLLLEALEMFKDDWNKVSEHIGSRTQDECILHFLRLPIEDPYMESTEASLGPLAYQPIPFSQSGNPVMSTVAFLASVVDPRVASAAARAALEEFSRVREEVPAELVEAHVKKVQEAARSTGKVDPAFGLESSGIAGTAPEEPEKTEAPEAEKMDTDTDSQQADKAELKDEAEKPSESAEKSDKTDAVDKVKKEGSEASEREEESEEGGDAKTTPADKEKEESMETSPSEQEKEKEEKAAIGEGDEKRKKLEHDIGEGNIATAAAAALASAATKAKHLAAVEERKIKSLVALLVETQMKKLEIKLRHFEELETIMDREKEALELQRQQLLTERQAFHMEQLKYAEMKARQQMEQQAAAAAAAAAAAAAQAQGQGQQAPGSGPHSGPPPSGMHPGGPHHGGPPPSGAMHPGYPPMGHHPMGPHHPGQTGPMGPGQPMPGRMMTGPPSGGPPPGGMAPMMPPRHPGAPNGMYPGPPAAQAEAVPPLPLGPPAPASGRVADN, from the exons atggcGACGGCGGCGACAACGGCAGGCGGAACGGGCTCAGGCGGACCGGCCACCGGCCCGGTCGGCGGCGGGACCGCAGTGGGCCGAAAGAAAGACGGCGGCCCGTCTACCAAATTCTGGGAGAGTTCAGAGACCGTGTCCCAGTTCGAGACGGTGCGGCAGTGGATCGGAAAGCACTACAAGAAG TCTGTCCAGAATGACTCCCCATCCAGTAAATCCTTGGCGGGtctggtggtccagctgctgcagttCCAGGAAGACGCATTTGGTCGCAGGGTCAACAACCCTGCTCTTACCAAGCTACCT GCCAAGTGTTTCCTGGATTTCAAGGCAGCTGGTGCCCTCTGTCACATCTTGGGGTCGGTCTACAAGTTCAAGAGCGAGCAGGGCTG GCGTAGATTTGACCTGCAGAACCCTTCCCGGATGGACAGGAACGTGGAAATGTTCCTAAATGTAGAGAAGAACTTGGTCCAG AACAACTGCTTGACTCGACCAACCGTCTTCCTGTCGCCGGACATCGAGCAGAAACAAGCCAGTAAGCTCAAAGACATCATCAAAAGGCACCAG gGCTCCATTACGGATGACAAGTCGAAGGCCACCCACCACATTTACCCCACTCCATCCCAACAAGAAGAAG aagAGTGGCTTCGTCCCGTCCTGAGGAAAGACAAGCAGGTGCTGGTTCACTGGGGCCTCTCCccagacag ctatgaTACCTGGGTATCCGTCAGCGAGGTGGACGGAGACGTGGAGGACCCACCCGGCACCGACAGACCATGGAAG GTCCACGCCAAGTGGGTTTTAGACACGGATGCCTTCAACGAGTGGATGAATGAAGAAGACTACGAGGTGGACGACAACAAGAAGCCAGTCAGCTTCCGCCAGAAGATCTTCcccaaggaggaggag TCTTCCCGTACACCCGATCGCAAGGAGCGCAAGGCCAACTCTGCCAGCAAGAAGAGGAGGCGCTCGCCCTCGCCGCCCAGCACTCCGGCCGAGTCCCGCaagaagggaggaaagaaggg GAACCAGGGGCCTCACTGGAAGCGCCGGGGCCACaggggcgaggaggaggacacggaggaggaCATGACCAAGGACATGGACGACTCCTCGGCCGGCGCCAGCATGGAGGAGGGCAGCGTGTCCAAGAACG CCAATTCAAAGAAAGACAGTGAGAATACTCCAGTGAAAGGAGGGAATGTGGCCGATATGG ATGACCTGGAGGACGACTCCGTGCTGTCTGGTGGAAAG GACGATGAGGAGCAGGGCAAAGCTGAAGTCAACCGGCTGATGGACTCCAGCGAGGACAACGTGACGGAGCAGACTCACCACATCATCATCCCCAGCTACGGCGCCTGGTTCGACTACAACTG CATCCATGAGATCGAGAGAAGAGCCCTGCCCGAGTTCTTCAACGGGAAGAACAAGTCCAAAACTCCAGAGAT ATACCTGGCCTACCGCAACTTCATGATCGACACCTATCGGCTCAACCCTCAGGAgtacctcacctccacctcctgccgCAGGAACTTGACCGGAGATGTCTGCGCCATCATGAG GGTTCACGCCTTCTTGGAGCAGTGGGGTTTGGTGAACTACCAGGTCGACTCCGAGAGTCGCCCGTTACCCATGGGCCCCCCGCCCACACCCCACTTCACCGTGCTGGCTGACACCCCGTCCGGCCTCATGCCCCTGAACCACAGACCCCCACCG ATTCCCCCCCAGCAGCCAATGCCCAACTTCGCAGACAAAGGCAAAGACAAGTCCATCGACCTGCAGAACTTCGGCCTTCGCACCGACCTCTACAACAAGAAGAACTTCAAG GGTAAACTGGTCAACTCCACCCGGGATTGGACCGAGCAGGAAACcctcctgctgctggag GCCCTCGAGATGTTCAAAGACGACTGGAACAAAGTGTCCGAGCACATCGGTTCGCGCACCCAGGACGAGTGCATCTTGCACTTCCTGCGCCTTCCCATTGAGGATCCGTACATGGAGAGCACCGAGGCCTCCCTGGGCCCTCTGGCCTACCAGCCCATCCCCTTCAGCCAGTCCGGAAACCCCGTCATGAGCACAGTCGCCTTCCTGGCCTCCGTGGTCGACCCCAGGGTGGCGTCTGCCGCCGCTCGGGCAGCTTTAG AGGAGTTCTCCCGTGTGCGCGAGGAGGTGCCGGCCGAGCTGGTGGAGGCTCACGTGAAGAAGGTGCAGGAAGCGGCCCGCAGCACAGGGAAGGTGGACCCCGCCTTCGGCCTGGAGAGCAGCGGCATCGCCGGCACCGCCCCCGAAGAACCCGAAAAGACTG AAGCCCCCGAGGCGGAGAAGatggacacggacacggactcCCAGCAGGCCGACAAG gcGGAGTTGAAGGACGAGGCCGAGAAGCCCAGCGAGTCCGCGGAGAAGAGCGACAAGACGGACGCCGTCGACAAGGTGAAGAAGGAGGGGTCGGAGGCGTCGGAGCGCGAGGAGGAGAGCGAAGAGGGAGGCGACGCAAAGACGACTCCAGCAG acaaagagaaggaagagtCCATGGAGACGTCGCCCTccgagcaggagaaggagaaggaggagaaggcgGCTATCGGCGAGGGAGACGAGAAAAGGAAGAAGCTGGAGCACGACATCGGAGAGGGGAACATCGCCACCGCGGCCGCCGCTGCATTGGCGTCGGCTGCCACCAAGGCCAAG cACTTGGCAgcggtggaggagaggaagatcaAGTCCCTGGTGGCCCTGCTGGTGGAGACCCAGATGAAGAAGCTGGAGATCAAGCTGAGGCACTTCGAGGAGCTGGAGACCATCATGGACCGGGAGAAAGAGGCG CTGGAGCTCCAGCGGCAGCAGCTCCTCACCGAGCGCCAGGCGTTCCACATGGAGCAGCTCAAATACGCCGAGATGAAGGCGCGGCAGCAGATGGAGCAGCaagcagccgccgccgccgccgcggcagcagccgccgccgccCAGGCTCAAGGGCAAGGGCAGCAGGCTCCCGGATCCGGGCCCCACTCCGGGCCGCCTCCGTCGGGCATGCACCCCGGAGGGCCCCACCACGGAGGGCCCCCACCCAGCGGTGCCATGCACCCCGGCTACCCGCCGATGGGTCACCACCCAATGGGCCCCCACCACCCCgggcagacag GACCGATGGGACCCGGCCAGCCGATGCCGGGACGCATGATGACCGGCCCGCCTTCTGGCGGCCCCCCCCCTGGTGGCATGGCTCCCATGATGCCCCCCCGCCATCCCGGAGCTCCCAACGGCATGT ACCCCGGTCCTCCTGCTGCTCAGGCTGAAGCGGTGCCTCCGCTTCCTCTGGGTCCTCCAGCGCCCGCGAGTGGACGAGTGGCTGACaactaa
- the smarcc1a gene encoding SWI/SNF complex subunit SMARCC1 isoform X2: MATAATTAGGTGSGGPATGPVGGGTAVGRKKDGGPSTKFWESSETVSQFETVRQWIGKHYKKSVQNDSPSSKSLAGLVVQLLQFQEDAFGRRVNNPALTKLPAKCFLDFKAAGALCHILGSVYKFKSEQGWRRFDLQNPSRMDRNVEMFLNVEKNLVQNNCLTRPTVFLSPDIEQKQASKLKDIIKRHQGSITDDKSKATHHIYPTPSQQEEEEWLRPVLRKDKQVLVHWGLSPDSYDTWVSVSEVDGDVEDPPGTDRPWKVHAKWVLDTDAFNEWMNEEDYEVDDNKKPVSFRQKIFPKEEEERKANSASKKRRRSPSPPSTPAESRKKGGKKGNQGPHWKRRGHRGEEEDTEEDMTKDMDDSSAGASMEEGSVSKNANSKKDSENTPVKGGNVADMDDLEDDSVLSGGKDDEEQGKAEVNRLMDSSEDNVTEQTHHIIIPSYGAWFDYNCIHEIERRALPEFFNGKNKSKTPEIYLAYRNFMIDTYRLNPQEYLTSTSCRRNLTGDVCAIMRVHAFLEQWGLVNYQVDSESRPLPMGPPPTPHFTVLADTPSGLMPLNHRPPPIPPQQPMPNFADKGKDKSIDLQNFGLRTDLYNKKNFKGKLVNSTRDWTEQETLLLLEALEMFKDDWNKVSEHIGSRTQDECILHFLRLPIEDPYMESTEASLGPLAYQPIPFSQSGNPVMSTVAFLASVVDPRVASAAARAALEEFSRVREEVPAELVEAHVKKVQEAARSTGKVDPAFGLESSGIAGTAPEEPEKTEAPEAEKMDTDTDSQQADKAELKDEAEKPSESAEKSDKTDAVDKVKKEGSEASEREEESEEGGDAKTTPADKEKEESMETSPSEQEKEKEEKAAIGEGDEKRKKLEHDIGEGNIATAAAAALASAATKAKHLAAVEERKIKSLVALLVETQMKKLEIKLRHFEELETIMDREKEALELQRQQLLTERQAFHMEQLKYAEMKARQQMEQQAAAAAAAAAAAAAQAQGQGQQAPGSGPHSGPPPSGMHPGGPHHGGPPPSGAMHPGYPPMGHHPMGPHHPGQTGPMGPGQPMPGRMMTGPPSGGPPPGGMAPMMPPRHPGAPNGMYPGPPAAQAEAVPPLPLGPPAPASGRVADN; this comes from the exons atggcGACGGCGGCGACAACGGCAGGCGGAACGGGCTCAGGCGGACCGGCCACCGGCCCGGTCGGCGGCGGGACCGCAGTGGGCCGAAAGAAAGACGGCGGCCCGTCTACCAAATTCTGGGAGAGTTCAGAGACCGTGTCCCAGTTCGAGACGGTGCGGCAGTGGATCGGAAAGCACTACAAGAAG TCTGTCCAGAATGACTCCCCATCCAGTAAATCCTTGGCGGGtctggtggtccagctgctgcagttCCAGGAAGACGCATTTGGTCGCAGGGTCAACAACCCTGCTCTTACCAAGCTACCT GCCAAGTGTTTCCTGGATTTCAAGGCAGCTGGTGCCCTCTGTCACATCTTGGGGTCGGTCTACAAGTTCAAGAGCGAGCAGGGCTG GCGTAGATTTGACCTGCAGAACCCTTCCCGGATGGACAGGAACGTGGAAATGTTCCTAAATGTAGAGAAGAACTTGGTCCAG AACAACTGCTTGACTCGACCAACCGTCTTCCTGTCGCCGGACATCGAGCAGAAACAAGCCAGTAAGCTCAAAGACATCATCAAAAGGCACCAG gGCTCCATTACGGATGACAAGTCGAAGGCCACCCACCACATTTACCCCACTCCATCCCAACAAGAAGAAG aagAGTGGCTTCGTCCCGTCCTGAGGAAAGACAAGCAGGTGCTGGTTCACTGGGGCCTCTCCccagacag ctatgaTACCTGGGTATCCGTCAGCGAGGTGGACGGAGACGTGGAGGACCCACCCGGCACCGACAGACCATGGAAG GTCCACGCCAAGTGGGTTTTAGACACGGATGCCTTCAACGAGTGGATGAATGAAGAAGACTACGAGGTGGACGACAACAAGAAGCCAGTCAGCTTCCGCCAGAAGATCTTCcccaaggaggaggag GAGCGCAAGGCCAACTCTGCCAGCAAGAAGAGGAGGCGCTCGCCCTCGCCGCCCAGCACTCCGGCCGAGTCCCGCaagaagggaggaaagaaggg GAACCAGGGGCCTCACTGGAAGCGCCGGGGCCACaggggcgaggaggaggacacggaggaggaCATGACCAAGGACATGGACGACTCCTCGGCCGGCGCCAGCATGGAGGAGGGCAGCGTGTCCAAGAACG CCAATTCAAAGAAAGACAGTGAGAATACTCCAGTGAAAGGAGGGAATGTGGCCGATATGG ATGACCTGGAGGACGACTCCGTGCTGTCTGGTGGAAAG GACGATGAGGAGCAGGGCAAAGCTGAAGTCAACCGGCTGATGGACTCCAGCGAGGACAACGTGACGGAGCAGACTCACCACATCATCATCCCCAGCTACGGCGCCTGGTTCGACTACAACTG CATCCATGAGATCGAGAGAAGAGCCCTGCCCGAGTTCTTCAACGGGAAGAACAAGTCCAAAACTCCAGAGAT ATACCTGGCCTACCGCAACTTCATGATCGACACCTATCGGCTCAACCCTCAGGAgtacctcacctccacctcctgccgCAGGAACTTGACCGGAGATGTCTGCGCCATCATGAG GGTTCACGCCTTCTTGGAGCAGTGGGGTTTGGTGAACTACCAGGTCGACTCCGAGAGTCGCCCGTTACCCATGGGCCCCCCGCCCACACCCCACTTCACCGTGCTGGCTGACACCCCGTCCGGCCTCATGCCCCTGAACCACAGACCCCCACCG ATTCCCCCCCAGCAGCCAATGCCCAACTTCGCAGACAAAGGCAAAGACAAGTCCATCGACCTGCAGAACTTCGGCCTTCGCACCGACCTCTACAACAAGAAGAACTTCAAG GGTAAACTGGTCAACTCCACCCGGGATTGGACCGAGCAGGAAACcctcctgctgctggag GCCCTCGAGATGTTCAAAGACGACTGGAACAAAGTGTCCGAGCACATCGGTTCGCGCACCCAGGACGAGTGCATCTTGCACTTCCTGCGCCTTCCCATTGAGGATCCGTACATGGAGAGCACCGAGGCCTCCCTGGGCCCTCTGGCCTACCAGCCCATCCCCTTCAGCCAGTCCGGAAACCCCGTCATGAGCACAGTCGCCTTCCTGGCCTCCGTGGTCGACCCCAGGGTGGCGTCTGCCGCCGCTCGGGCAGCTTTAG AGGAGTTCTCCCGTGTGCGCGAGGAGGTGCCGGCCGAGCTGGTGGAGGCTCACGTGAAGAAGGTGCAGGAAGCGGCCCGCAGCACAGGGAAGGTGGACCCCGCCTTCGGCCTGGAGAGCAGCGGCATCGCCGGCACCGCCCCCGAAGAACCCGAAAAGACTG AAGCCCCCGAGGCGGAGAAGatggacacggacacggactcCCAGCAGGCCGACAAG gcGGAGTTGAAGGACGAGGCCGAGAAGCCCAGCGAGTCCGCGGAGAAGAGCGACAAGACGGACGCCGTCGACAAGGTGAAGAAGGAGGGGTCGGAGGCGTCGGAGCGCGAGGAGGAGAGCGAAGAGGGAGGCGACGCAAAGACGACTCCAGCAG acaaagagaaggaagagtCCATGGAGACGTCGCCCTccgagcaggagaaggagaaggaggagaaggcgGCTATCGGCGAGGGAGACGAGAAAAGGAAGAAGCTGGAGCACGACATCGGAGAGGGGAACATCGCCACCGCGGCCGCCGCTGCATTGGCGTCGGCTGCCACCAAGGCCAAG cACTTGGCAgcggtggaggagaggaagatcaAGTCCCTGGTGGCCCTGCTGGTGGAGACCCAGATGAAGAAGCTGGAGATCAAGCTGAGGCACTTCGAGGAGCTGGAGACCATCATGGACCGGGAGAAAGAGGCG CTGGAGCTCCAGCGGCAGCAGCTCCTCACCGAGCGCCAGGCGTTCCACATGGAGCAGCTCAAATACGCCGAGATGAAGGCGCGGCAGCAGATGGAGCAGCaagcagccgccgccgccgccgcggcagcagccgccgccgccCAGGCTCAAGGGCAAGGGCAGCAGGCTCCCGGATCCGGGCCCCACTCCGGGCCGCCTCCGTCGGGCATGCACCCCGGAGGGCCCCACCACGGAGGGCCCCCACCCAGCGGTGCCATGCACCCCGGCTACCCGCCGATGGGTCACCACCCAATGGGCCCCCACCACCCCgggcagacag GACCGATGGGACCCGGCCAGCCGATGCCGGGACGCATGATGACCGGCCCGCCTTCTGGCGGCCCCCCCCCTGGTGGCATGGCTCCCATGATGCCCCCCCGCCATCCCGGAGCTCCCAACGGCATGT ACCCCGGTCCTCCTGCTGCTCAGGCTGAAGCGGTGCCTCCGCTTCCTCTGGGTCCTCCAGCGCCCGCGAGTGGACGAGTGGCTGACaactaa